Proteins encoded by one window of Nitrospira sp. CR1.1:
- a CDS encoding FtsX-like permease family protein, translated as MALPYEIFIGLRYLRAKRRNRTISFNTIVSIVGITLGVAALIGTVGIMTGFKEDVQAKILGTTAHILVNDRMKESMVDYEELVKKVAGVPDVVAATPFIFRQVLLTSPSGVQGIILRGIDPAREGTVTELAHNLVNGNLDDLSHSTKVVIPEKEREPNGPDTAMRPGIILGKELSMRLGAFPGDQLNVVSPVGPVTGASMTPKIRQFVVVGIFQSGMYEYDSSLAYIELGEAQKFFNMSAAVTGIEVKVADVFRAADVARSIEQQLGFAFWARDWMQMNRNLFSALKLEKTMMFLLLVLITIVASFNIVSTLTMIVTEKQREIAILKAMGATRKGIMRIFMLNGLIIGCSGAAIGVPLGYAFLWLIQTFWTFDPTVYYISKIPVHVLGSDVLLVAGSAILISFAATLYPSLQAAKLDPAAALRYE; from the coding sequence ATGGCGCTTCCCTACGAAATCTTCATCGGCCTGCGCTACCTGCGCGCGAAGCGACGCAACCGGACCATCTCCTTCAACACGATCGTGTCCATCGTCGGAATCACGCTCGGCGTGGCCGCGTTGATCGGCACAGTCGGCATCATGACCGGGTTCAAGGAGGACGTGCAGGCGAAGATCCTTGGCACCACCGCGCATATTCTGGTGAACGACCGCATGAAGGAGTCCATGGTCGATTACGAAGAACTGGTGAAGAAGGTGGCGGGTGTTCCGGACGTCGTCGCCGCGACCCCTTTCATCTTCCGGCAGGTGCTCCTCACCTCTCCCTCAGGGGTGCAGGGCATTATCCTTCGCGGGATCGACCCGGCGCGCGAAGGAACCGTGACCGAGCTGGCCCACAACTTGGTGAATGGCAACCTCGACGATCTTTCGCATTCCACAAAGGTCGTCATTCCTGAAAAGGAACGCGAACCAAATGGACCGGATACCGCCATGCGGCCGGGCATCATCCTCGGCAAAGAATTATCGATGCGACTCGGCGCCTTCCCCGGCGACCAGCTGAACGTCGTCTCACCGGTCGGTCCGGTTACCGGCGCCAGCATGACCCCGAAAATCCGGCAGTTCGTCGTCGTCGGCATCTTCCAATCAGGCATGTACGAATACGATTCTTCCCTCGCGTACATCGAGCTGGGAGAAGCGCAAAAGTTTTTCAACATGAGCGCGGCGGTAACGGGCATTGAGGTCAAAGTTGCCGATGTCTTCCGAGCGGCGGACGTCGCCCGCTCGATCGAGCAACAGCTTGGTTTTGCTTTCTGGGCGAGGGACTGGATGCAAATGAACCGAAACCTCTTCTCGGCCCTGAAGCTGGAAAAGACGATGATGTTTTTGCTGCTTGTCCTGATCACGATCGTCGCCTCCTTCAACATCGTCAGTACTCTCACGATGATCGTGACCGAGAAACAGCGCGAGATTGCGATCCTCAAAGCGATGGGCGCCACCCGCAAGGGCATCATGCGGATTTTTATGCTCAACGGCCTGATCATCGGCTGTTCCGGTGCGGCCATCGGTGTCCCGCTCGGGTATGCGTTCCTCTGGTTGATCCAAACGTTCTGGACCTTCGATCCAACCGTCTACTATATTTCCAAGATTCCGGTTCATGTCCTGGGATCGGATGTGTTGCTGGTCGCAGGATCGGCCATTCTGATCAGTTTCGCTGCCACGCTGTATCCGTCGCTCCAAGCGGCCAAACTTGATCCGGCCGCCGCCCTCCGATATGAGTGA
- a CDS encoding ATP-binding cassette domain-containing protein, translating to MIDVVDLYKTFPMGGRELVVLNNINLRIQRGELIAIMGASGAGKSTLLQILGTLDRPTKGTVSFDGQNLFQLTEQQQAEFRNKRVGFVFQFHHLLPEFTALENACLPAMIQKREMADVVGEASKLLGEVGLADRLHHKPGELSGGEQQRVSVARALMQQPDLVLADEPTGNLDTHTGEALFALMRQLNRSRGTTFVIVTHNDKLSAQADRIISMQDGAIISS from the coding sequence ATGATTGACGTCGTCGACCTCTATAAAACATTTCCGATGGGCGGGCGCGAGCTGGTGGTGTTGAATAACATCAACCTGCGCATTCAGCGCGGCGAACTCATTGCCATCATGGGCGCGTCAGGAGCAGGCAAAAGCACCCTCCTTCAAATTCTCGGCACATTGGACCGGCCCACCAAAGGCACCGTGTCGTTCGATGGGCAGAATCTGTTTCAGCTTACGGAACAACAGCAGGCGGAGTTTCGAAATAAACGTGTCGGGTTCGTCTTTCAGTTTCATCACCTGCTGCCGGAATTTACGGCGCTCGAGAATGCCTGTTTGCCGGCCATGATTCAAAAGCGGGAGATGGCCGATGTCGTCGGCGAAGCCAGCAAGCTCCTCGGCGAGGTTGGTCTTGCTGATCGCCTGCATCACAAACCTGGCGAACTCTCCGGCGGTGAGCAGCAACGGGTGTCCGTGGCGCGCGCCTTGATGCAGCAACCAGATCTGGTGTTGGCCGATGAACCGACCGGTAACCTCGATACCCACACCGGCGAGGCGCTCTTCGCGCTCATGCGTCAATTGAATCGCTCGCGGGGCACCACGTTTGTGATCGTCACGCACAACGACAAGCTCTCCGCCCAAGCCGACCGCATCATCTCCATGCAGGATGGCGCAATCATCTCATCTTAG
- a CDS encoding GAF domain-containing protein yields the protein MQSGRALPRNDGQFTRGDAMAVARRKVTRTTRKTTSTNSSVAARRKTAVRKPAPIGEDRLLRTLQQGLFNTLSSAEGEGRSPIGVAAVFVQLFLQVTKVQAVALYVRDEQTREMACLAEAGSNDPSVTELWQEGLKKTEENSQVVSGELHAVRLHRINRLDGVAMFRTGKSQRLPSRKLLSLLTAVEPWLAILLDHARLTVKYAAKILRIQHMEQVSDILNSSLAEGEKLRRALDAAVRLVEAEAGALFLVAADGTLTLSAIGGERASGLTALQSTIAAGVYRTGQAVLITQGRQDARLVAGHGWQAALSVASLVSVPVRMGARAVGVLEVVNRRSGKPFSNWDVLELASLSNQFGLAIDNLRRGAGGGRA from the coding sequence ATGCAGAGCGGTCGCGCTCTGCCTCGCAACGATGGACAGTTCACACGAGGAGATGCCATGGCCGTAGCTCGCCGTAAGGTCACTCGAACCACCCGTAAGACGACATCCACGAATTCGTCAGTCGCCGCGCGGAGAAAAACCGCTGTCCGCAAGCCGGCTCCAATAGGCGAAGATCGGCTCCTGCGTACGCTGCAGCAGGGGCTGTTCAACACCCTGTCGAGTGCCGAGGGTGAAGGGCGCTCGCCGATCGGTGTGGCTGCGGTGTTCGTACAATTGTTCCTGCAGGTGACCAAGGTCCAGGCTGTGGCGCTGTATGTGCGTGACGAGCAAACCCGTGAGATGGCCTGTCTGGCTGAAGCAGGCAGCAACGATCCATCCGTGACGGAACTCTGGCAGGAGGGGTTGAAGAAAACGGAGGAGAATTCTCAGGTTGTCAGTGGCGAGTTGCATGCGGTCCGATTGCATCGGATCAACCGATTGGACGGGGTCGCCATGTTCCGGACAGGAAAGTCTCAGCGGTTGCCCTCGCGCAAACTCCTATCGCTCCTGACGGCGGTGGAACCCTGGTTGGCGATTCTGCTGGACCACGCCCGGTTGACCGTCAAATATGCCGCCAAGATTCTTCGCATTCAGCATATGGAGCAGGTGAGCGATATCTTGAATTCGTCCCTGGCCGAGGGAGAAAAATTGCGGCGGGCATTGGATGCGGCAGTTCGATTGGTCGAAGCGGAGGCCGGCGCGCTGTTTCTGGTGGCTGCCGACGGGACGTTGACGCTGTCCGCCATCGGCGGAGAACGCGCGTCGGGACTCACGGCGTTGCAATCGACCATTGCCGCGGGGGTGTATCGCACGGGGCAGGCGGTCCTCATCACTCAGGGCCGGCAGGACGCCCGCTTGGTGGCAGGTCATGGATGGCAGGCCGCTCTGTCGGTCGCATCGCTTGTGTCTGTTCCGGTCCGGATGGGCGCCCGGGCGGTCGGGGTGCTCGAAGTGGTGAATCGGCGCAGCGGTAAGCCGTTCAGCAATTGGGATGTGTTGGAACTGGCGAGTCTCTCAAATCAGTTCGGGCTTGCGATCGATAATCTCAGAAGGGGAGCGGGCGGTGGCAGGGCCTGA
- a CDS encoding tryptophan synthase subunit alpha, with protein sequence MNRLDQTFGRLKAKGEKALITYIMAGDPSLQETEQLVLELERAGADIIELGVPFSDPIADGPVIQQAAERGLQSGTSLRRILEAVTRLRATTQIPIVLMAYYNNIHAFGEADFCSKAAAAGVDGLIVPDMPPDEAEPLRQPAAAAGLHLIFLLAPTSTASRRAYVAKESGGFVYYVSLTGITGAKLNDMAGVRDNVAKIRKHTKTPVAVGFGVATPEDAARVAETADGVIVGSAIVRRVGEHGQDGRLVHEVGSFVRSLKAAMQPG encoded by the coding sequence ATGAATCGTTTAGATCAGACGTTCGGGCGGTTGAAAGCGAAGGGAGAGAAAGCCCTCATCACCTATATCATGGCCGGTGATCCGTCGTTGCAGGAGACGGAACAGTTGGTGCTCGAACTGGAGCGGGCGGGGGCCGACATCATTGAATTGGGTGTGCCCTTTTCCGATCCCATCGCGGATGGGCCGGTGATTCAACAGGCAGCCGAGCGCGGGTTGCAAAGCGGCACCTCGCTCCGCAGGATTCTCGAGGCGGTGACACGTCTGCGCGCCACGACCCAAATCCCTATCGTCCTGATGGCCTATTACAACAACATTCATGCGTTTGGAGAAGCAGACTTTTGCAGCAAAGCCGCTGCGGCTGGCGTCGACGGCCTCATCGTCCCGGACATGCCGCCCGACGAAGCGGAACCGCTCCGCCAGCCGGCGGCTGCGGCTGGCCTGCACCTGATTTTTCTCCTGGCGCCCACCAGCACGGCGTCACGCCGCGCCTACGTGGCGAAGGAGTCCGGCGGATTTGTCTATTATGTTTCCCTCACAGGTATTACTGGGGCTAAACTGAACGACATGGCGGGCGTGCGAGACAACGTCGCCAAGATCAGGAAGCACACCAAGACACCCGTTGCCGTGGGATTCGGCGTCGCCACGCCGGAAGATGCCGCGCGGGTCGCTGAGACTGCGGATGGCGTCATCGTCGGGAGTGCGATTGTCCGTCGTGTTGGAGAACATGGGCAGGATGGCCGTCTCGTTCACGAAGTGGGGTCCTTCGTTCGTTCCCTCAAGGCTGCCATGCAGCCCGGATAA
- the trpB gene encoding tryptophan synthase subunit beta, translated as MAIPDRHGRFGPYGGRYVPETLMPALLELEEAYQRTRKDKSFQTELKHYLKEYVGRPTPLYFAQRLTKRLGGAKIYLKREDLCHTGAHKINNAIGQALLARRMKKPRLIAETGAGQHGVATATVAAMFGLECEIYMGTEDMQRQALNVFRMRLLGSKVTGVDAGSRTLKDAISEAMRDWTTNVRTTHYVLGSVLGAHPYPMMIRDFQAVIGREARKQILAAEGRLPDCLIACVGGGSNAMGLFHAFVPDKKVRMVGVEAAGLGVESGKHAARFAGGRPGVLQGTMTYLLQDENGQVNLTHSVSAGLDYAAVGPEHSYHKETNRAEYTSATDDEALAAFDLLAREEGIMPALESAHAIAEVVKCAPRMKKHQIIVVNLSGRGDKDVQQVARIKGVTL; from the coding sequence ATGGCGATACCAGATCGACATGGGCGGTTCGGACCCTACGGTGGGCGATATGTACCAGAAACTCTGATGCCGGCGCTGCTGGAGTTGGAAGAGGCGTACCAGCGCACGCGCAAGGATAAGAGTTTTCAAACTGAACTGAAACACTATCTCAAAGAATATGTCGGACGGCCGACGCCCCTGTATTTTGCTCAACGCCTGACGAAGCGGCTGGGCGGCGCAAAGATTTATCTGAAGCGGGAAGATCTGTGCCATACCGGCGCCCATAAGATCAACAATGCGATCGGACAGGCGTTGCTCGCGCGCCGAATGAAGAAACCGCGGCTCATCGCCGAGACCGGCGCGGGTCAGCATGGAGTGGCGACGGCAACGGTGGCGGCGATGTTCGGGCTCGAATGCGAAATTTACATGGGCACGGAAGACATGCAGCGGCAGGCATTGAATGTTTTCCGAATGCGGCTGCTCGGGTCGAAGGTGACGGGTGTGGACGCCGGTAGCCGGACCTTGAAAGATGCCATCAGCGAGGCCATGCGGGATTGGACGACCAATGTGCGGACCACGCACTATGTGCTCGGGTCGGTCCTCGGCGCCCATCCCTATCCGATGATGATCCGGGACTTTCAGGCCGTGATCGGGCGTGAGGCTCGCAAGCAGATTCTGGCCGCTGAAGGACGTCTCCCGGATTGCCTGATCGCCTGTGTCGGCGGCGGAAGTAATGCCATGGGGCTGTTCCATGCCTTTGTCCCGGACAAGAAGGTGAGGATGGTCGGAGTGGAAGCCGCTGGCCTCGGCGTGGAGAGCGGGAAACATGCGGCCCGGTTCGCGGGTGGCCGCCCCGGCGTGCTTCAGGGAACGATGACGTATCTCCTGCAAGACGAGAACGGCCAGGTCAACCTCACGCATTCCGTCTCGGCCGGGTTGGATTATGCGGCGGTGGGCCCGGAGCATAGTTATCACAAAGAAACCAACCGGGCGGAATACACCTCGGCGACCGACGATGAAGCCCTGGCCGCCTTCGACTTGCTTGCGCGGGAAGAGGGCATCATGCCGGCACTGGAAAGTGCCCATGCCATCGCGGAGGTGGTGAAGTGTGCGCCCCGCATGAAAAAGCATCAGATCATCGTGGTGAACCTGTCGGGTCGTGGTGATAAAGATGTGCAGCAGGTGGCCCGAATCAAAGGCGTGACCCTCTAG
- a CDS encoding phosphoribosylanthranilate isomerase, protein MTVKVKICGLTNVEDAAVAVEAGADALGFVFHKKSPRCAETAVVKAIIRELPPFVLPIGVFVNEEARVVRDIMDSCGLALAQLHGDETAAYCESLGRPVLKAIRLKDRQSFLALAELQGRAGVRGFLVDAFSPDAYGGTGQVADWSLAAEAASVARILLAGGLTSDNVTQAIEQVRPYGVDVSSGVEAKPGKKDHAKVRAFVEAVKRLPR, encoded by the coding sequence ATGACCGTAAAGGTCAAAATCTGCGGGTTGACGAACGTTGAGGATGCGGCGGTGGCGGTGGAGGCCGGCGCGGATGCGCTCGGCTTTGTGTTTCATAAGAAGAGTCCTCGCTGTGCGGAAACGGCAGTGGTGAAGGCGATCATCAGGGAATTGCCCCCGTTTGTGCTGCCGATTGGCGTGTTTGTAAATGAAGAAGCCAGGGTCGTGCGGGACATTATGGACAGCTGTGGGCTTGCCCTAGCGCAGCTCCACGGCGATGAGACCGCCGCCTACTGCGAGTCGTTGGGCCGCCCGGTACTCAAAGCCATACGCCTCAAGGACCGGCAATCGTTTCTTGCGTTGGCTGAGTTGCAGGGCCGCGCGGGCGTGCGCGGTTTTTTGGTGGATGCTTTTTCTCCCGACGCCTATGGCGGGACGGGGCAGGTGGCTGATTGGTCATTGGCTGCCGAAGCTGCATCGGTCGCGCGCATTCTGCTCGCCGGCGGGCTGACTTCCGACAACGTCACTCAAGCCATCGAACAGGTCCGTCCGTACGGCGTCGACGTTAGCAGCGGCGTTGAGGCGAAGCCTGGAAAAAAGGACCACGCAAAAGTCCGGGCGTTTGTGGAAGCCGTGAAGCGTCTACCGCGATAA
- the trpC gene encoding indole-3-glycerol phosphate synthase TrpC, giving the protein MILDRILEHKKAELRHKNSRGYLADLKTRIRDAGPTLGFAVTLDARRTPTRPALIAEVKKASPSLGLLRPEFEQRFEPVKIAEAYREHGASAVSVLTDKDFFQGDLAYLADVKRKVGLPALNKEFMVADIQFYEARAYGADAVLLIVAGLEKRQLIDFSALAKELSLDVLVETHHERELDLVLEWLPDVRLIGINNRDLKTFSTDLGVTLRLAKRIPGDKLIVSESGIHTRNDVLRLVEAGVHAMLIGESLIRAQDTGAKIRELLGDEPAKENS; this is encoded by the coding sequence GTGATTCTCGATCGAATTCTCGAACATAAGAAAGCGGAACTTCGCCATAAGAACAGCCGTGGCTATTTGGCCGACCTGAAAACCAGGATCCGTGATGCCGGTCCGACGCTGGGATTTGCGGTTACTCTCGACGCACGCCGTACACCGACCAGACCGGCCTTGATTGCCGAAGTGAAAAAGGCGTCTCCCAGCCTGGGGCTTTTGCGGCCAGAATTCGAGCAACGGTTCGAGCCGGTCAAGATCGCCGAAGCCTATCGGGAGCACGGAGCCTCGGCGGTGTCCGTGCTGACGGACAAGGATTTTTTTCAGGGCGACCTGGCATACTTGGCCGATGTCAAGCGCAAGGTCGGCCTGCCTGCGCTGAATAAAGAATTCATGGTTGCGGATATTCAGTTTTATGAGGCCCGAGCCTATGGCGCCGACGCAGTCTTGTTGATCGTGGCTGGGCTGGAAAAACGTCAATTGATCGACTTTTCTGCGCTTGCCAAAGAGTTGTCGCTGGATGTGCTCGTGGAGACGCATCATGAGCGGGAACTCGACCTGGTGCTCGAATGGCTGCCGGACGTACGGCTCATCGGGATCAACAATCGCGACCTCAAGACCTTCTCAACGGACCTTGGAGTAACCCTTCGCCTGGCGAAGCGGATTCCCGGCGATAAGCTGATTGTCAGCGAGAGCGGCATTCATACACGAAACGATGTGCTGCGATTGGTGGAAGCCGGCGTGCATGCCATGTTGATCGGTGAATCTCTGATCAGAGCGCAGGATACCGGCGCAAAGATTCGCGAACTGCTGGGTGACGAACCTGCAAAGGAGAACTCATGA
- the trpD gene encoding anthranilate phosphoribosyltransferase: protein MIKDAINKLADRADLTEQEAETVMGEIMDGSATCAQIAAYLMGLRMKGETVEEIAGSVLAMRARATHIRVKDSLVVDTCGTGGDRAHTFNISTTAAFVVAGAGLTVAKHGNRSVSSKSGSADVLGALGIEIHLPPERVADCVNEVGIGFLFAPLYHSAMKHCAQPRQELGIRTLLNILGPLTNPAGARLQVVGVFDAGLTELLAKVLVHLGAQHCFVVHGMDGLDEMTITDRTRISEGKAGVVSSYTIDPSEFGLTRVRPKDLVGGSAEDNAAITRDIFRGRKGPKRDIVCLNAASALVAGRKAKTLQEGFDLAERTIDAGAAMEKLEQLIAFTKKAS, encoded by the coding sequence ATGATCAAAGATGCCATTAACAAACTCGCCGACCGCGCTGACCTGACCGAGCAGGAGGCCGAGACGGTGATGGGCGAGATCATGGACGGATCCGCCACGTGCGCCCAAATTGCCGCCTATCTTATGGGCCTGCGCATGAAGGGCGAGACGGTGGAGGAGATCGCAGGATCAGTCTTAGCGATGCGCGCCAGGGCGACGCACATCCGGGTCAAGGATTCTTTGGTGGTGGATACCTGTGGCACCGGCGGAGACCGGGCCCATACCTTCAACATTTCGACGACGGCGGCCTTTGTCGTGGCGGGAGCCGGACTCACTGTTGCGAAACATGGCAATCGCTCGGTGTCGTCGAAGTCCGGAAGCGCCGATGTGCTGGGGGCCTTGGGCATAGAGATCCATCTTCCGCCAGAGCGCGTCGCCGATTGCGTCAACGAGGTGGGCATCGGATTTCTGTTTGCGCCGCTATACCACAGCGCCATGAAACATTGCGCTCAACCGAGGCAAGAACTGGGCATTCGCACGCTGCTGAATATCCTCGGCCCCTTGACGAATCCGGCGGGGGCTCGCCTACAGGTCGTCGGGGTATTCGATGCCGGCCTGACAGAGCTGTTAGCCAAGGTGCTGGTTCATCTTGGCGCGCAACATTGTTTTGTCGTGCACGGGATGGACGGTTTGGACGAAATGACTATTACGGACCGCACCAGAATATCCGAGGGCAAGGCGGGCGTAGTCTCCAGTTACACCATCGATCCCTCAGAGTTCGGGCTCACGCGCGTCCGGCCGAAAGACTTGGTTGGCGGGAGCGCCGAGGACAACGCCGCCATCACGCGCGACATCTTTAGGGGCCGCAAAGGACCGAAGCGCGATATCGTCTGCCTTAACGCGGCATCCGCGCTCGTGGCAGGACGCAAGGCCAAGACTCTGCAAGAGGGATTTGATCTGGCTGAGCGGACGATCGACGCCGGTGCGGCCATGGAGAAGTTGGAACAACTGATCGCATTTACCAAGAAGGCCTCGTGA
- the pabA gene encoding aminodeoxychorismate/anthranilate synthase component II: MLLMIDNYDSFTYNLVQYFGELGEDVVVYRNDKISIPEMEALKPRRLVISPGPCTPNEAGVSVEAIKHFGGKLPLLGVCLGHQSLAVAFGGEVIRAERLMHGKTSMVRHDGRTLFRNLPNPFEATRYHSLIVNRTNLPDCFEISAETAEGEIMGMRHKTLGIEGVQFHPESILTTAGKELLHNFLKL, encoded by the coding sequence ATGTTGTTGATGATCGATAATTACGATTCCTTTACCTACAACCTCGTCCAATACTTCGGCGAGTTGGGGGAAGACGTGGTCGTGTATCGAAACGATAAAATTTCCATTCCGGAGATGGAAGCCTTGAAGCCTCGCCGGCTCGTTATTTCACCGGGGCCTTGCACGCCGAATGAAGCCGGCGTCTCGGTGGAGGCGATCAAGCATTTCGGTGGCAAGTTGCCATTGCTGGGCGTCTGCCTCGGCCATCAATCCCTCGCCGTCGCCTTCGGCGGGGAGGTGATTCGCGCCGAGCGCCTCATGCATGGAAAGACCTCGATGGTCCGCCATGACGGGCGGACATTGTTTCGCAATCTGCCGAATCCCTTCGAAGCCACCCGTTACCATTCGCTCATCGTGAACCGGACGAATCTGCCCGATTGTTTTGAGATCAGCGCGGAAACCGCCGAGGGCGAAATCATGGGCATGCGGCACAAGACGCTGGGCATCGAGGGGGTGCAATTCCATCCCGAATCGATTCTCACCACGGCCGGCAAGGAGCTGCTGCACAACTTCCTCAAGTTATAG
- the trpE gene encoding anthranilate synthase component I, translated as MTKQHYSLTLDEFRGLATEGNLIPLYREILADFETPVSAFAKIDQGPTAYLLESVAGGENWARYSFLGSGSSAVLHEEKGDLILTRGKKRLKIQSRGNPLERVRELMEEYRPVTVPGLPRFVGGAVGYLSYDVVRTFEELPSLRRDSLGMPELAFLLTDTLLIFDNVSQKIKVVANAYLESTTDRAVREAYRHAAARIEKMIARLKRPMRQPRVKRRRKPITFTPNMNRADFEKMVMRTKEYIRAGDIVQAVLSQRWETQIHTTPFQLYRALRVVNPSPYMYYLRVAGVELVGSSPETLVRCEDGEISLRPIAGTRRRGKTPDEDQDLARALLADEKERAEHVMLVDLGRNDVGRVAARGSVKVDSLMQVERYSHVMHIVSQVTGQLEKGKSVYDVTRACFPAGTVSGAPKIRAMQIIEELEPARRGPYAGAVGYFGFSGNMDMCINIRTVVIKGRQAYIQAGAGIVADSVPEHEYEETCNKARAMMKAIELAEQGLE; from the coding sequence ATGACCAAGCAGCACTATTCACTGACCCTGGACGAGTTTCGTGGTCTCGCGACGGAAGGCAACCTGATTCCGTTGTACCGTGAAATTCTGGCGGACTTCGAGACGCCGGTGTCGGCGTTCGCCAAGATCGACCAGGGGCCGACCGCCTATCTCCTGGAAAGTGTTGCGGGCGGGGAAAATTGGGCGCGCTATTCCTTCTTGGGAAGCGGCTCCTCAGCCGTGCTCCACGAAGAGAAGGGCGATTTGATCCTGACTCGCGGGAAGAAGCGTCTGAAAATTCAGAGCCGGGGCAACCCGCTGGAACGTGTGCGCGAGTTGATGGAGGAATATCGGCCGGTGACGGTGCCCGGCCTGCCCCGGTTTGTCGGCGGCGCGGTCGGGTATTTGAGTTATGACGTGGTACGGACCTTCGAAGAACTGCCGTCCCTTCGTAGAGATAGTCTCGGGATGCCGGAGCTGGCCTTTCTGCTGACCGACACCCTGCTGATTTTCGACAACGTCTCGCAGAAGATCAAAGTCGTCGCGAACGCCTATCTCGAATCGACCACCGATCGCGCCGTCCGCGAGGCCTATCGCCATGCCGCGGCGCGGATCGAAAAGATGATCGCCCGCTTGAAACGCCCTATGCGGCAACCTCGCGTGAAGCGCCGGCGGAAGCCCATCACGTTTACCCCCAACATGAACCGGGCCGATTTTGAAAAGATGGTCATGCGGACCAAGGAATACATTCGCGCAGGGGATATCGTCCAGGCCGTCTTGTCACAACGCTGGGAAACACAAATCCATACGACACCCTTTCAGCTGTACCGCGCGTTGCGTGTCGTGAATCCTTCTCCCTATATGTATTATCTGCGCGTCGCCGGTGTTGAACTGGTAGGGTCGTCGCCCGAGACGCTGGTCCGGTGCGAAGATGGAGAGATTTCGTTGCGACCGATCGCCGGCACGCGACGTCGCGGGAAGACCCCGGATGAAGATCAGGACCTGGCACGGGCTCTCCTGGCTGATGAAAAGGAACGGGCTGAGCATGTGATGTTGGTCGATTTGGGTCGGAACGATGTGGGGCGGGTCGCGGCTCGCGGCTCAGTCAAGGTGGATTCGTTGATGCAGGTCGAACGGTATTCTCATGTCATGCACATCGTGTCCCAGGTAACGGGTCAATTGGAAAAGGGCAAATCCGTCTACGACGTGACCCGCGCCTGCTTTCCGGCCGGCACTGTGTCAGGCGCGCCCAAGATTCGCGCCATGCAGATCATCGAAGAATTGGAGCCGGCGCGGCGAGGCCCTTACGCCGGGGCGGTGGGATATTTCGGCTTCTCCGGCAATATGGACATGTGCATCAATATCCGGACTGTCGTGATCAAGGGCCGCCAGGCCTATATTCAAGCCGGCGCCGGGATTGTCGCCGATTCAGTTCCTGAGCATGAGTACGAAGAGACCTGCAATAAAGCCCGCGCGATGATGAAGGCCATCGAACTGGCCGAGCAGGGGCTGGAATGA
- a CDS encoding LysM peptidoglycan-binding domain-containing protein, which yields MRHGSLPGRHGLPSTVGAERESQRRSHMMTEGQGQMRHGIIVPIGLLILGSLGLSGCVMSEKYEAEKARSLNFQRLLAQEEKRSAELDAEVKRGKRELSEYEARNRELGAQVEAVRQQAAQIQEEAQAMKEASLLEKRAHEDMKRLTTIPKAKKAAPKKDFAAAVDEALKTDMPSDLSLEPATGTAKDALGHSDLMESAGATAASATGTTHTVRPGDTLYRIGQKYHVAPDQLRKWNNLKDNTVGVGQKLIVSQP from the coding sequence ATGCGCCATGGAAGTCTCCCAGGGAGACACGGATTGCCTTCCACTGTGGGGGCTGAACGAGAGAGTCAGAGAAGGAGTCATATGATGACTGAAGGACAGGGACAGATGAGACACGGGATCATAGTTCCCATCGGTCTGCTGATACTGGGCAGCCTGGGGTTGAGCGGCTGTGTCATGTCGGAGAAATATGAGGCGGAGAAGGCGCGCAGCCTGAACTTCCAGCGACTTCTGGCGCAGGAAGAAAAGCGCAGCGCGGAATTGGATGCTGAAGTGAAGCGCGGCAAGCGCGAACTCAGCGAGTACGAAGCCCGCAACCGCGAACTGGGCGCGCAGGTAGAGGCGGTTCGTCAGCAGGCGGCTCAGATTCAGGAAGAGGCGCAGGCGATGAAGGAAGCCAGCCTGTTGGAAAAGCGGGCGCATGAAGACATGAAGCGCCTGACGACTATCCCGAAAGCCAAAAAAGCGGCGCCGAAGAAAGACTTTGCCGCGGCCGTGGATGAGGCGCTCAAGACGGATATGCCGTCGGATTTGAGCTTGGAGCCGGCAACCGGCACGGCCAAGGATGCGCTGGGTCACAGTGACCTGATGGAAAGCGCCGGTGCGACTGCCGCCTCGGCGACCGGTACGACCCACACCGTACGACCCGGCGACACCTTGTATCGTATCGGACAGAAATACCATGTTGCGCCGGATCAATTGCGCAAGTGGAACAATTTGAAAGATAACACGGTCGGAGTCGGGCAAAAGCTGATCGTCAGCCAGCCGTAA